Part of the Primulina huaijiensis isolate GDHJ02 chromosome 15, ASM1229523v2, whole genome shotgun sequence genome is shown below.
GCTGCTCATGTCAACGATTTAAACTGTTCTAGGAAacgccaaaaacttgatgcACCTCGGGAAGAACAGAACATTGCCACAGAGAGTTCTATTCTAATCTGGATTGATAATTTTGGGGATGGAGTAAGTGTTTGTTGACCTCTCTCTCTGAGCTTAACTACTTTTTGCCTtctgataaaaaaaacatgtgttgCTAAAAATGCTCAGGTTTTGCTTTCTGATATCCTGGAACATTTCAATGGATCAAAAGAAGAGTCGATAATCAATCTTCTGCAGCATCTGGAGGGTGAGTTTCTGATATTTAAGAAGAATaatgtttataaaattatgtaaataaACTGGTCAGTAGTTCTTTAATGTGTGGATACACAACACCTTGCTAAATGGGCTCTTCTACTTTTCTTCATTTCTCCCTTACTTTTGGTGCCCCATGTCTTTTGTGGCAGAACTACtgcacaaactttattaaaacgTTCTATTTATTGTATAAAGGGGAAAAAAACGTTCTGTGCAGTTTGCATTCACCATTGTTGCTGCTGTCGGGTTGACACATTGctcaatttaaattataatcccaagaatttagaaaaaaactcaaaaccaAGTGTTTGCACTTCTTGCATTTTGATCATCTAAAAATAGAGTTGATTGAGCGAATGATATTTTTTAGCATGTAGTTTCTCTTGTTTTATTGGCACGAtcatatgataattaattatttttcaatttaaaaaataaaaataaataaagtttctCTCTTAAAAATGAAATCATGATTAAATATGTGATGATTTatcatgaaatatttatttgaaataaatccAAATAGAGTGCAGAAGGCACAATGTTGATGTAAATTTGAGTCAACATTTTGAATTTGTATTAAAAGTATTTGTAAAATTATAACATGAGGTTGCACTACCGTACATTATTTTACCAATCAAAAGATTACATTTTATCTCCTATATcaattttaaacatcatatattaatattttcacaTTAATTGTTTCTTTGAGATATTCCACTAAGAGTAATCCAGATCGAATAAAAGATTCAAGTAAAATATTCACAACTTAATTCAGCCAAATTATGacgaataaattgaatttggaGATCTAaaattaggcaaaaacttgtgtgagacggtttcacgggtcgtattttgtgagacagatatttatttgggtcatccataaaaaaatattactttttatgctaagagtattactttttattgtgaatatcggtagggttgacccgtctcaaagataaagattcgtgagaccgtctcacaagagacctacccCTAAAATAATTTGtgcatatattatttaattttttttaataatttatattgacTCCTTATATTGGGGAAAACCtcatatagtaataataaaaaaaaaaaagtaatttgtGAGAGAATAATTATTCACAAATATTATTTGGTGTTagaccaaaaaattatttttcggTCTCCAATCTACCAATTTCTTCATTtacccatattaattaaaatgtaCTTTATTTCTCTCTTTTCACCCAACCCACAAGCTATTGCCGTAAACCCATCACAACCCTAACCCACGGAGGAGAAACAACGCCGAAGCCTACTGGCCGCCGAAGGCCAAAGCCCATCGGTCGATGAATACCATCGACACCCACGCCGAAACAATTGGTGAGTTTGTTCCATTTTTCGAATTTGCACTTGAAAATTCTCGATTATTGTCAGTCTCATAATTTGTGCTATTTGAGTTTGCGTTCTTCCATTAATTATCTCCCAATGAAGGTTTTCTAAACGCGACACCATTTCTATTTCATATGGTTTTTAAAGCAGGtactatttttcaaaaaaattcctTTTGTTTATGTGAAACTGAAAAAATAAGATGTGtttcctaaaaatattttttttttaaaaaaaaaagttactttCCAATTATTAAAATCGAAAAATAAGTTTTCCTCATTTCTGACACACTTAAAACGAGAGGTAAATCGATAAGCAATTATAGCAAAAACCTCCAGAAAAGCGAACTAAAGCTTGCTCCACTCGCTAATTTTATCACGAAAAATCGactaatattaattatatcacGTCACCGTTGTCTTGATCTAAACTACCCTTTTTAAAATCCACTAGTGCtaattatatgcatttttgattaaaaaaattagggtTAATTATGTATACCAACACTGTGAAATCTTTAGATTACGGAAAAAACCCGTGACTATTGACTTCTCGTGTTTTCAACTCTAGAGAACACGTATCGCTGAAAACACATACGGACAAGGATGTGTGCTCTTAAGATTTGAAAATGTTGGGATGTGTGTGCTCAAGGATGTGTGTGTTCAAGATTTGAAAACATGAGGAGTTAATAAATCATTTGTTTTCATGAGAGGTTTTTAGGAATATTTAGATTTCACTGTATAGAAAAACATTTTGGATTACACTAACAAAACCAAATATGTGAGATTTCGAAGTTGACAAACCTGATCAATACCTCCAGTGAATCACCTTGAGCAACCACTTGGTCCAAAAACCACACATAAATTTCGCGATCAACCAGTTGACCAGTAGTGAGCTATTTTTCCAGCATCAGTTTCCTGCAATTTCACGAACACCTTTAAGCATTTGAGAAATTGCACGAAAAAACAGAAATTTCAAGTTTAAGCATCTACTAATGAAATTCAAAACACCagatcattaaacatatatatttgtaattaCATCAgcaaacaaaaaattcaattattgCGAGAATTTCATGAATCAGATTTGGAAGCGTACCCGAAATCCGAGAGAACAAAAATTCATTGCATAACTTTCACTCGACtgcattttttaaattcatattcTATAAGGGCACCTACATTGGTGTTCAAACCCTGGTGTTAATAGCAATGTGGGTGATCACCCACCCACATTTGAACGCCCACATtacttcttattttattttttttaattaaaggcTGACACGTGCTTTTGTGTGCACGCGCCAGAAGGAGAGTGAAAGCCCACCCTGataattacatatattatatattttatatatatgtatattatttaatttagtaatttatttaaataattaaaataaagattatttatttttaaaaatactaaattaGTAACGGTTagttttatcaaaaaaattagaaaattattttaacggcTAATTAACggctatttaattaaaaaaatcatgagtttataaaaacatattatgatttatataaactaataataatttaaattttgtaaataatttgaaattgaatttatttaatgtaaaataagaataagatgaatgagtggacagcaagacctacaaataatgaatattgatgttaaaatgaatgtgtGAGAATAAATGTGTTAATATAATGTGTATGTGGCATGTGGACCCCACGATTTTTGATAAGTTGATGAGTGCTATAACGGTAACGAATGCGGATGCCTCCTAAGTGTTTTCTATCGTACACACTACTCCGTGATATTCCGGACGTGCTCAAATCCCCCtatagaaaaaatattatctagAAACTCCttgtgtttttaaattttgagcTCACGCACCCTTGCCATGCGCTGAATGTTGTGAATTGTCATGATTGTTTCAGGGTACAAATATAGAAGACTTCTTCTTCATTTGGCAGCTTCCGCATTCTTAATTTTTAGAATCCCTGATTACCTTCCATCTGATAGATTCATCTTCATCTAGTGTGTTTTCGAGGAAAATTACCTTCATATGGGTGTAGTTATTCTCTTGTGACCAAAGTGTTGCATCACTTTGATTCTTAGAGCAATTACATGTTGTAGGAATCTCTGCATCACCAACAGTCTTCACCATTTCAGAAGCAAATGGATTTTTGGgcaattgaaagaaaaattccACATTCATTTGTTACCATCCAGCCGCTTTAGGGCAAAAGGTTACTTGGAttctaacatttaaaaaatgagaaaaaaggaCATAAGTGTTTAATTTAAGTGTGGGcaatttcaacaaaaaaacaTTTTGTTTGACTAAAAGAGGAGATAGGTGCGTGAGCTCGAAATTTATAACAAATGGTGTTTCTAGCTAATATTTTGTTCATGGGGGATTTGAGAAAACCTGAGATATAACGGGAGTATTTTGTgcaatttcttttttctttttttaaaaaagaacaaTCAAGAGTGGGTTTGGTTGGAAAAGCCAACAGACTAAaagcactttttttttttgcttttttagAATCTataatttcttgttttttggCTTTTGCTTCTATTTTCTTAGAAGAGTTAGATTAGAATTTAGAAAatgcataattttaaaaaaacaaatgagaaatttgtgttttatcggTAAATTCTAATTTCTAGGAAAATCGACGTTGAGAAACATTTTTGGTGTTCAATTTCTATATTCGATATTTTTAGTTTGACAATCTCGAGATTTCACAGGGAGTTTCCAGCTCATACTTTTTTCATAGAGGGATTTTAGCACATCCGGGATATCACGGGGTAGTGTGTTCAATATccctaaaaaaattcaaatttatttacaatctatatttttttaaaattgatttagaacatgtttttttataagatataaatttgttattaatgatttatatatttgatttgtgtTTTGCCACAGCAACCAGGGCCGAAACCTGTTAGAAAACTTGTGTAAAATCTGAATTGAAAGGACGCAGTTGAGCGAACGTTATGTTGCAGTGCATTTTTATTCTTTCGGATTCTGGGTACGCTTCCAAATCTGATTCGTGAAATTCTCGCACTAATTGAATTTTTTGCTTGCCAATGTAATTACAAATGGATATGCTTAATGGTCTGGTGTTTTGAATTTCATGAGTAGATGCTTAAACTtgtaatttatgttttttcGTGCAATTTCTCAAATGCTTAAAGGTTTTTGTGAAATTGCAGGGAAGTGATGCTGGAAAAACAACTCACTAGTCACCGGGTTGATCGCTCAATTTGTGCATGGTTTTGGGACCAAGTACTTGCTCAAGGTGATTCACTGGAGGTACTTATGAGTTTTGCTCTTGTTTGATTAGAATTCAAGCTTCAAAATCTCACATATTTGGTTTTGTTAGTGTAAtccaaaatgtatttttttgtgggacttaaaattttcttctttgtgcTTTGGAAAATCATAGCTTGTACCAGTAATTGCTTCTCCTACACACTATGTATTTCATGTGGTTCGTGAGGGGATCATATTTTTGGCGTGCACTCAAGTTGAGATGCCACCTTTGATGGCAATAGAGGTCAGTAATCAAGGCTGTAGTTCAAATTTGAGTAATTTTTAatagatatttttaattattgttcAACTCTGTGAGATGGATCGGCTTCTTGCAACACTGTGGGACTGGAATTTTCGACATTAATGGACTTTAATATATTGCAACTTACTCTTGTTAGTTGAAATTTGAGTCGTACCAAATATCCTAGATTAGTTATGTCCATGAAGCAGCTAGTATCAGTTTCCAATTAGAGAACAAAGATGATATAGAACTCGAATGGGGAACTGGTAATTTGTACTCACAGTTAGTAGCTCACATAGTTATTAGCTTATTGCATCATGTCAATTTCCTCTTTCTGCTCCACGTAGCATGTTTGAAAACTCAAAATCCACAAATctcaaagaaagaaagaaaatatatttggtTGCTCCTGAGTTGTAAGGTACATATTTCACAAGGGTCCTGGTGCAACTCAGGTTTGATAGTGCTGGTGACTACTTCAATCAGGTTCTATCTTTTGACTTCTGTCTTCCTACTTCTGAAGGAAGAATGATTCATGAGTGGTCTTGCGTTTTTACTCAGCAACAAAATGGAGTAACGGAAAGAAAAATCGTCATCTTTTTGATACTACAAGGACTCTCCTTCTTCAACATAATGTACCTAAACACTATTGGGGAAGCTATACTTGCATCTGCTTATATAATAAATAGAATTCTGTCTCGTATCTTAGAATATCTTAGAATCAAAAAGTCCAATGGGAATCTTGTCTCAGTTCTATCCTAACCTTGGGTCAACCTCGTCATATACATATCCCTATCAATACTCGCGGGATACTGGATCCTAGAGCCATCAGATATGTGTTTATTGGATACTCATCAACCCAAAAAGGCGACAAATGCTTCCATCCACCCACAAAGAAGCTGTATGTCTCGGCTGATGTGACATGTTCGGAATGAAAACCATATTTTACCAAACCTTATCTTCAGGGGGAGACATCTCATCAGGAAGATAAGATTTTTTCTTGGCCTACCATCACTTGACATAACTTTTACTCCTGCACCTCTTGCATCTAAGTCTGAGTCCGAGTATGTCCCATCCACTTCGGAGACTCCTGAGAAGAATAATAGTCTTTTTTTTATCACTTTCGGTATGAGCAGGTGTACGCGAGGAAGAAAGGCCCAAACCGGATCCAATGCAAGATCAAACTACCAATCCAACTTCTGGAACTTAGGTAAAGGTACTTAAACCTATTTCACCCCACTCATCCCAATATCCTGTAGCTAAAATTTCACAAGTAGGGTGCAGCCGATAACGAAATACGTAATGGTTTCCTCCTCCGACGATTCATCTTCTCCGGCGACCATGATCCAAAACTTGGGCAATGCGTCTCCACTGTCGATCACGTGCCATAAATTTAGTGGCCGTAATTTCCTGCCATGGTCGCAGTTGGTATTGAGGTTCATCTGTGGGCGTGGCAAAAAAGATTTGCTCACTGGGTCGGTATCACGCCCTGATTTTAGCGATGGTAAGTTCAAGATGTGGAAGGCAGATAACAACCTGGTCATGTCTTGGTTGATCAATTACATGGCGCCTGAGGCTGAGGAAAACTTTTTGCTTTATTCTTCCGCGCATGACATTGGGAAGCTGTTCGTGATACCTATTCGTGTGGAGACAATACATCTGAGCTCTTTGCAATTGAATTGTCTATTCACGACCTCTGCCAGGAAGATTGCAAGGTCGTTGATTACTTCTCTGCCCTCACATGCCATTGGCAGAAAATCGAATTGACCGAAGAGTATGATTGGAAGTGCTCCAAAGATGAGTAGCTCTACAGATTGATTGTCAAAAGTAGAAGCATATTCAAGTTCTGGATGGGCTTAAATACAAGTCTTGATGATGTCCGCGGTCGGATTCTGAGCGCCAAACCATGTCTGCGCACTACCTTCTCGGAGTCCATCAGGAGCAGACGCAAGGTGATGTTGGAATCCTCGCAACACACCTCCGCCACTGATACCACTGCCCTCGCACTACATCGACAATTTGCTTCCCACTCAACTGATGTTTCTGCCCATCATGGAATAAAAAATGGGCAGCCGCCCAACATCACTAAAGGCAATATGATCCCTAGACGTCCTTGGTATGATGTTTGCAAGAaacttaattataatataatatcaacaCTTGCTGTAGAATACACGGTAAACCTGCAGACTGGAAGCCTGCTAGAGAACAGCATGCACACACTGCAGTTGTTTCTAACCAATCTACTTCTGCATATGTCCCCTTTATCAATGAACAACCTGAGGTACTTCAGAAACTCTTTGGACAGCAACCCTTTCCATCCTCACCTCCTGTTATTGGTAGGGTTAGTAACTAGTATGTCATTCCAAGGTGATTTTTCCATTGCTTTACTATCACATAATGATTTATCACATTATTGGATAATCGATTCTAAGCGTCAGATCATGTCCGGACAATTGCAATATTTCACATTTTACAACCATTTCATGTTCCGAAATCAGTTCCGGTCGCAGATGGGTCTTGTACAAGGGTGCTTGGCTCGGGTTCCATGTGGTTATTTCCAGATTTATTCTTACATAATGTGTTGTTTGACCATcacttcattgtaatttttatcggtCAGTATGTTGAATAAAGATCTGCGTTGCTCTACCATTTTCTCGACTGATTCTTGAGTTTTTCAGGACCTGGCATCGGGAACTGGGAAGGATGATTGGCAATCCTGAATGTTGTGTGGGCCTGTACGTTCTTAAGATGAAGCCTTTCTCCAAGTCTCCATCCTCCCGTGACTTCGGTGTTCCTATTTCTGCATTTCAATCAAATAAAGATAATGATATCTTGTTATGGAACTATCGCTTAGGGCATCCGAATTTTTGTACCTACAAAAATTCATTCCATTTTTATCTATTAATAAAAATCTGCATTGTCCTCATTGTGATGTTTTTCAACCGTCGAAACATGCTCGTACCTGTTCAGACCACAATCATATACACCATCCAAACCTTTTGCACTGATCCATAGTGATATTTGAGGACCCTCACGTGTGAAAAACGTAACGGGTACACATTGGTTTTTATTATTTGGACTCGTCTATCCTGGGTATTCCTCATGACAAATAAAAGTGAGATTTCCTCAATTTTTAAAACCTTCAACGCTATGATCCAAACACAGTTCTCGACCAATATTCAAATCCTACACTGAATGGGCAAGAGTTTTCTATAACTATGTCTTGGGATATTACCTAGCCATTCGGGGGATTGTTCATCAATGTTTCTCTACTGACACCCCTTAGCGAAATTGTGAAGGTATTTGGATTCAGAGATTGTTGACGGAATTAAAGATTAGAGGGTCATCAGACAGTGGAACTAAAGTGTGACAATCATGCTGCGATAAGTATTGCCAAGAGTCCAGTTCATCATAATCGAACTAAGCATGTTGATGTCGATAGTCATTTCATAAGTGAAGGTTGAGAAGGGAATCATGAAACTCTGTTACGTTCCTAGTCATTCACAAGTTGTAGGCATCCTAACAAAGGTTCTATTCGTCCTACATTTGAAGATTTGGTATCCAAGTTGGGTATGATCAACATACACAACTCAActtgagggggagtgttgaagAACCAATAACTTGATAAGGATAGACTCTGTTATTTATTAGATAGGCTGTCATCTCTTCATTTCTATTTTAAATATTGGATAGATAGATTAGATTAGGGTGTTATCTAATGATTTATCTTTTTGTATAAATTTAGGCAGAACTCATCGTATTATTCAAGCAATAAGAACTGATCTTCTTCAGTGCATATATTCTCATAGAACAACACAGAAAGTAACCCGTGAGTGCACGAAGCGACTTCTATACTTTTTGTCCCATTTTGTATCCCTTGAAAAATTCTCACCCATTCATAGGTCTTCGTTACAAGTCTAAATGAAATTTCTGTCTCTAAAGTGGAATGGAGAAAAGCCATGAGAGTTGAGATGGAGGCGTTGGAAAAAAAATGTGAGAGTGTGTTGATCTACAAACGTGTAGAAGACAGTTGGATGCAAGTGAGTGTTTTCTTGGAAGCTTAAGGAAAATATTATAGCGCTATAAAACATAGAGTTATTGCTAAATGTTACACTCAGATATTTGAAGTGGATTATATGTCACGCCCCAGGTTTAGGTCCGCGCTTGCGCCACCGCACAATATACCCATATAGAAACTCCGTCCTCATTTTACGAAAATGATCAACCTAAGTTTCTATAGGAGTATATTGTAATCAAGCATTTTAAACTTTCATTTTCAACCAATGTAGGACAGGGGTATCGCAATCACCCTTCCTTtagaacgcgacgtcctcgcCGCGGCTTACCCCTCAATCCACCAGCGCCGGGAATCTAGAGGTCGCTCTTACATATTCAAAAGGCGGCTCCTGTGATGTAGCACTTTACCTCACATGTTCAAAAGGTGGTTCCGACCCAcatagcactttgccccgcataaTACTTATTTCTCGGTATTCTTGCCGGTGACTgcctctgataccattctggcACGTCTTTTTCCTAGGCCCACACTACTACACAATAGATCCATATAGAAACTACTTCGTATTCACTCTCGTTATATGAAAAGGTTCACCAAGGTTTCTATAGGAGTGTTAAGccattattttaaacttttattttcaacCATTGCGTCGCAAAAGTATCACATTAGTAAGAAACTTTCCCCCAGTATGCGCTGATATTAATTTCCTTATCTGCTCGCTTTAATTGGGTGTTACAATAGTTTGACATAAAGAACTTTTTCCTTCACGGTGAACTACAGAAATAAATCTACGCGTATCCCACTAGGATTTGGGGGAGTTGAGAAAAACAAGGTATGCATGTCCAAGGAGATCGTACACTTTTCGTTGAGCATTCAACCTCAGGGGGAGTCACTCCTTTGATGGTCTACGTAGATGATATCATTGTGACTGAAAGGGAAAAAAAGCCCTAAAACAGTGCTTGATCAAGGGATTTTGGATAAAAGATTCAGGAAGTAGCTCATTCTATACAGATCTTCAGTTCTCCGCAAAAGTATATCACGTCTCCTTAAGGAACTTGCATGTTGGCAAGCAAACCAATTGCAACGCCTATTGAGAAGAACCATAGACTGGGGGAGGATGTTGGAGGTCCGACAATGGATAGAGTAATGCATTAAAGGTTAGTTGGAAAGCTGATTTATCTTGCTCACAACAGGCCAGGCATAGCATACTCACAAAAAGGCCAGGCATAGCATACTCTGTGAGTGTCATTAACCAATTCATGTACGACCTTAAGGATATTCATCTACAAACTGTCTATAGGTGCTACGCTGCTTGAAGACTCTTCATGGAAGGGGAATAATGTTCTAAAGAAACTCGTAACTCAATTCTTGAATCCCACACAGATACAGATTATGCCACAATCAAGTGCCTACGCAGAATATAGAGCAATGACACAGGGAATCTGCGAATTATTATGGGTGAAAATTATACTGGACAACTTGAAGATTGCATGGGATGGACCAATGAGATTCTATTTTCATAATAAATCAGACATCAACATTGCACATGACCCAGTGCAACATAACCGAACTAAACACATTGAAGTAGACAAACATTTTATCAAGGAGAAGCTTTAAAGTGGATTAATTTGCACTCCACCTGTTCCCACAAGAGGTCAGTGAGCAAATGTCCTCACAAAAAGGCTCAACAATATCAACCTTCAGGAGATTATTCCCAAGCTGGGAATGGAAGATCTATAATTCACCAGCTTGAGGGGGAGTTTGGAATATTTATGGATAGACTAATGCAAAAATCTGTAAATAACGTTTTTCTAAAATTTAgagatattattatataattttctgATTTAGTTaagattttttccttttttgtaGATTGTAATCTCTTTAATTTTGGTAAGAGTTTCTTGTACTTTAGCCTATAAAAGAGCTATTGtatcatataaataatttgtacaataaactTCTTTTTCCTCAATGTTAACTATTTGATTTATAGTTCCTCTGTAGGGTAGCTGATGTCCTTACAGATTATCTGGATGGCTTGAATGAAGATTTGATAAAGGATAACTTCGTTATCATTTATGAGGTATTTAAAGCAAGAAACATGGTCTATCTTTTTGTTCCaattttaggtgattttattgaattctaAACAGCTTTGAATGATTTTGACACATTATTTGACTACGATGGATATTGTAAATCATATTATGAAACAATATGAAATCGATTTTGATTTGCAGTTATCTTATCATATAGTTAAATTTGGGTGCAAAAATCGTTGTTTCGAAGTTAATGTTTAGGCTTCATTCGACTTTTGTGATTTTGTTTCTACCTGTTAGAGTTTGTATAGTTGTGGTAATTAATTGACGCTCTTGTTCCGACTAATTGCAAGATGTTCTGTCAGAGGAACGAAATGTTTGCACGACTTTTATTGTACAATATTTTAGAATTCGAATTATCATAGACATGTATTAAACATGCTTTTGCATTTTGATTTGATGATTATCATATACCACCACACCAGGAAAAATTAAAAGATCCAAGCAAACACTCATGTGCGTTAAGTTTGAGAACCATAGCAATGATAAAAAGATATCTCAAATTTCCAAGTTGGAACACCTTTGTGCCAATTTCAAGATAAGAAAATCGATGATCCCGAGTTAATAAGTTTCACACTGTTATTCTTGATTAAGATCACTTGGGTTCTTATGCTACTTTGAATTAGCTAACTAGTTCTTGGTTGATTTGTAAAAAATCCTAAGCTGACAAGAATGCAATTTATGTACAGCTGCTGGATGAAATGATAGACAATGGTTTTCCCCTAACAACTGAATCAAATATCCTGAGGGAAATGATTGCTCCTCCTAACATCGTTAGCAAGGTTTTGAGTGTTGTCACAGGCAGCAGTTCCAATGTGAGCAACACCCTTCCAGGTGCAACGTCATCTTGTGTTCCATGGAGAAAAACAGACCTCAAACACACAAGCAATGAAGTTTATGTTGATCTTGTTGAAGAAATGGATGCAATTATAAACAGGTCTGTCTATTCCAAATCTTACCATCCCCTGTCCCTATTTTTTCCTGCAGAATCATCTATTAATATAATGTTGATGTTCTTCCTGGCAATACCCAGTTTTTTATATATCCAAAGAAAACAGGAGTGTGCTGGTACAGTTTTCGAGTTTCGCTGGCACAAGTACTTTAAATGGTTAATCATTATCAGTTTCTATGTTATGTTAacttttcctctcattttctttgattcatGGTGCTTAGAGACGGGATTCTGGTAAAATGTGAGATATATGGTGAAGTTCAAGTAAATTCTCATCTCTCAGGTGTACCTGATCTCACTCTCTCATTTGCAAACCCTTCTATTCTCAACGATGTGAGGTTTCACCCTTGTGTTCGACTTCGACCATGGGAAGC
Proteins encoded:
- the LOC140958829 gene encoding AP-3 complex subunit mu isoform X1; amino-acid sequence: MLQCIFILSDSGEVMLEKQLTSHRVDRSICAWFWDQVLAQGDSLELVPVIASPTHYVFHVVREGIIFLACTQVEMPPLMAIEFLCRVADVLTDYLDGLNEDLIKDNFVIIYELLDEMIDNGFPLTTESNILREMIAPPNIVSKVLSVVTGSSSNVSNTLPGATSSCVPWRKTDLKHTSNEVYVDLVEEMDAIINRDGILVKCEIYGEVQVNSHLSGVPDLTLSFANPSILNDVRFHPCVRLRPWEANQILSFVPPDGQFKLMSYRVKKLKNTPIYVKPQLTSDSGTCRVNVLLGIRNDPEKSIDSVTVKFRLPPCVSSSDLSSNCGTVNILANKTCLWSIGRIPKDKSPSMSGTLALETGLERLHVFPTFEVGFRIMGVALSGLKIDRLDLTNLSTRPYKGFRALTRAGEFQVRS
- the LOC140958829 gene encoding AP-3 complex subunit mu isoform X2, which translates into the protein MLQCIFILSDSGEVMLEKQLTSHRVDRSICAWFWDQVLAQGDSLEFLCRVADVLTDYLDGLNEDLIKDNFVIIYELLDEMIDNGFPLTTESNILREMIAPPNIVSKVLSVVTGSSSNVSNTLPGATSSCVPWRKTDLKHTSNEVYVDLVEEMDAIINRDGILVKCEIYGEVQVNSHLSGVPDLTLSFANPSILNDVRFHPCVRLRPWEANQILSFVPPDGQFKLMSYRVKKLKNTPIYVKPQLTSDSGTCRVNVLLGIRNDPEKSIDSVTVKFRLPPCVSSSDLSSNCGTVNILANKTCLWSIGRIPKDKSPSMSGTLALETGLERLHVFPTFEVGFRIMGVALSGLKIDRLDLTNLSTRPYKGFRALTRAGEFQVRS
- the LOC140958829 gene encoding AP-3 complex subunit mu isoform X3; the encoded protein is MPPLMAIEFLCRVADVLTDYLDGLNEDLIKDNFVIIYELLDEMIDNGFPLTTESNILREMIAPPNIVSKVLSVVTGSSSNVSNTLPGATSSCVPWRKTDLKHTSNEVYVDLVEEMDAIINRDGILVKCEIYGEVQVNSHLSGVPDLTLSFANPSILNDVRFHPCVRLRPWEANQILSFVPPDGQFKLMSYRVKKLKNTPIYVKPQLTSDSGTCRVNVLLGIRNDPEKSIDSVTVKFRLPPCVSSSDLSSNCGTVNILANKTCLWSIGRIPKDKSPSMSGTLALETGLERLHVFPTFEVGFRIMGVALSGLKIDRLDLTNLSTRPYKGFRALTRAGEFQVRS